In Anomalospiza imberbis isolate Cuckoo-Finch-1a 21T00152 chromosome 10, ASM3175350v1, whole genome shotgun sequence, the DNA window GTACCTgagggagcctacaagaaagactgagagactatttacaagggcctggagtggcAGCACAAGGGGCAagggcttcaaactgacagtaGGTTCAGGGATTTGAATAAAATTCTTCCCCGTGAGgggtgctgaggcactggaacgGATTGTCCAGAGAAGCCAACATTTCTACATGTATTTGCACTGTTTAACATCAGCCATCTGTTATGCGAACGGACCAAGGTATTTCCCTCGCGGCTCAGACTAACACGCTAGAACTCCCCGGCGAGGAAAGCCCCGCGTTTGACCGCTCGCACCTGCACCACCGCTCCCCAGAGATGCGGCCAGCGACAAGGTCAGCGACCACCAGGCACCAAAGCCACGAGAGAGAAGCCAGGCGCGGTTTGCTGGGGCACCCTCGGGAGCACGGCGGTCCTTACCGTTGAAGAAGTCGGCGTGCACCGCTTTCTCGTTGGCGGCCAGATCCATCAGCAGCCCCGTGCTTCCCCCTGCCTGCGAAAGCAGCCGCTGAGCGCCTCCGCACCGCGGCGCCACAGCCGCGGCACCGGAGCGCCCGCCTCACCTCATCCAGGTCCACGTAAGGGCCGGCTCCCTCAGGGAACATCTCGTCCACCGCCGGCTTCATGGCGGCCCCTCCGTGCCGTCACTTCCGCCGCCGCGGCGCAGCCGTGCCCAATGGCCGCCCCCGAGAGGGGCCGCGCCGTCGCCATGGCGACCAGCAATGGGGGCCGCCATCTTGTTCACCCCGCCCCTGTCGCCATGGCGACCAGCAATGGAGGCCGCCATCTTGTTCACCCCGCCCCTGTCGCCATGGCGACCAGCAATGGGGAGCTGCCATCTTGCTCCCCACGCCCCTGTCGCCATGGCGACCAGCAATGGAGGCCGCCATCTTGTTCACCCCGCCCCTGTCGCCATGGCGACCAGCAATGGAGGCCGCCATCTTGTTCACCCCGCCCCTGTCGCCATGGCGACCAGCAATGGGGAGCTGCCATCTTGCTCCCCACGCCCCTGTCGCCATGGCGACCAGCAATGGAGGCCGCCATCTTGTTCACCCCGCCCCTGTCGCCGTGGCGACCAGCAATGGAGGCCGCCATCTTGCTCCCCACGCCCCGTCGCCATGGCGACAGCAGGCCCTGCGCCCCTTCAGGCCTCAGTGAGGCATCAGCTTTCAAACGAGGTGGGTGCGACTGATACCGGCGGCCTCTCCAGCCCCCAGACTGGGTGCACTGGTTGAATAACGCCTGTACACACATAACTCCTCTGCACAGAGAGCAGTCTCCCAAGACGAAGCTGAGAGCATCACCTGTAAAAAAAACTAAATCTCCCAAAGCCATGCAGCAGAATGAACAAGTTTATTGTGTCACACAGAAGCATAAATTGTAAAAAAGGGATTAATTTAAAGCCTGAAATACTGCATGTGGCTACAGCGTCACTTAGTGgctgaggcacagagcaggtGTGTTTGCTGGCAGTCAGGTGTTCACTCAAACACCTTTacaagaaaaggtaaaaaagaCTCACTGAAGCCATAAAATGCTGCACATGACCCTGGT includes these proteins:
- the COPS9 gene encoding COP9 signalosome complex subunit 9 yields the protein MKPAVDEMFPEGAGPYVDLDEAGGSTGLLMDLAANEKAVHADFFNDFEDLFDDDDIQ